The proteins below come from a single Alligator mississippiensis isolate rAllMis1 chromosome 2, rAllMis1, whole genome shotgun sequence genomic window:
- the LOC102576494 gene encoding C-type lectin domain family 4 member F, translating to MGSLKMRAEDDIYENMFKPAILQTSLRKGNPPESSPKRARILHAVLVALSLLLLAALVFITVTYLQERQEKRRVAEAVQGIRDFWKENGTLNTLVLEQMGRQLVGEVQLLRGLWEEVVAPCAVMRNQHRDILTRLSQGWRFHSGNLYYFSQENNTWREAEGSCVAQHAHLSSVLSQEEQEYLVKETRGIHHWIGLADLGVTGTWRWTDGSVYTNGFWNTGQPDNWHQNIGGAEECVHLKSKSLHSWNDGNCTRRYRWVCKKALG from the exons ATGGGCAGCCTGAAGATGAGAGCAGAGGATGATATCTATGAGAATATGTTCAAACCTGCCATCCTTCAAACATCTCTCAGGAAGG GAAACCCACCAGAGTCATCTCCAAAGAGAGCCCGTATCCTCCACGCTGTCCTCGTTGCCTTGagtctcctcctccttgctgccctTGTTTTCATCACAGTCACCT ATTTACAGGAGCGACAGGAGAAACGTCGAGTGGCCGAAGCGGTTCAGGGCATCCGAGACTTCTGGAAGGAAAATGGCACCTTGAACACGTTGGTCCTGGAGCAGATGG GCCGGCAGCTGGTGGGCGAGGTTCAGCTGTTAAGGGGCCtctgggaggaggtggtggccCCCTGCGCCGTGATGCGGAACCAGCACC GGGACATCCTGACCAGGCTTTCGCAAGGCTGGAGGTTTCACAGCGGGAATCTCTATTACTTCTCGCAAGAGAATAACACGTGGAGGGAGGCCGAGGGCTCCTGCGTGGCCCAGCATGCACACTTGAGCTCCGTCCTCTCCCAGGAGGAGCAG GAGTACCTTGTCAAGGAGACCAGGGGGATCCACCACTGGATCGGCCTTGCTGACCTCGGGGTGACGGGCACCTGGCGCTGGACAGACGGCTCTGTGTACACAAATGG GTTCTGGAACACCGGCCAGCCCGACAACTGGCACCAAAACATAGGGGGAGCCGAGGAGTGCGTGCACCTCAAGTCCAAGTCTCTGCACTCCTGGAACGACGGCAACTGCACGCGGCGGTACCGGTGGGTCTGTAAGAAGGCCCTGGGGTAG